GGGAGCCGACACCGCTGGACCGTGCGCTCCGGCCCGACGAGCCCACGCGGTTCGGCGCGCTCGCGTCACGCGTCTGGCGCGCGCTGCTGGAGCACGAGCGGTACGAGGAGGCACCGTGACGACCGTGCCGGTGTTCGACGTCCGCGGGCCGCTGCCCGGCGTGGAGACCGTGGTCCTCGAGGCGAGCGCAGGCACGGGCAAGACGTGGACGATCGCGTCGCTCGCGGTGCGGTACGTCGCCGAGCTCGGGGTCCGTCTGCCCGAGCTCATGCTGGTGACGTTCGGACGGGCCGCGACCACCGAGCTGCGCGACCGCGTGCGGGGCCGCCTGGTCGAGGTCGAGCGCGGCTTGCGGTCACCCGTGGCACGCACGTCGAGCGACGAGGTCGTGGCGCTGCTCGCCGACGCCGACCCGGCCGAGGTCACGGCGCGCCGCACCCGGCTGGCCGCCGCGCTCGCGGAGTTCGACGCCGCGACCATCACGACGACGCACGGCTTCTGCCAGCAGATGCTCGCGATGCTCGGCACGACGTCCGACGTGGACCACGACGCGACGCTGCTGCCGGACGTCGCCGACCTCGAGGCCGAGGTCGCGGACGACCTGTACCTGCGCACGTACGCCGCCACCACGACCCCGCTCGTCACGGTCGACACCGCGCGCGAGGTGATGCACGCGGCCGTGTCCGACCACGCCGCCGTGCTCGAGCCGGGCGACGCCGAGCCCGGCACCGCTCCCCACCACCGGTTCAAGCTCGCCGAGGTGGCGCGCGCGGAGATGCGCCGCCGCAAGCGCGCCGCGGGTGTCGTCGACTACGACGACCTGCTCACGCTGCTGCGCGACGCGCTCGTCGATCCCGTGACCGGGCCCGCGGCCCGCGCGCGCGTACGCGCCGCGTTCCGGGTGGTCATGGTCGACGAGTTCCAGGACACCGATCCGGTGCAGTGGCAGATCCTGCGGTCGGCGTTCCACGGCGAGCGCACGCTCGTGCTCATCGGCGACCCCAAGCAGGCCATCTACGCGTTCCGCGGTGCCGACGTCACGACGTACCTCGTGGCCGCGGCCGAGGCGCGCCGGGCGACCCTGGCGCGCAACCACCGCGCGGACCCCGCCGTCCTGGCGGGACTGCGCCCGGTCCTCGAGGGGGCCGCACTCGGTGACCCCCGCATCGTCGTGCACCCCGTCGAGGCGCAGCACCGCGGCCGACGCCTGGCCGGTGGTCCGCCCGTGGTGCTGCGGCAGGTGACCCGGACCGCGCTGGGCACCCGTCCCGGACGCGTCCCGCCCGTGGGCGCGGTGCGTGACCTGCTGTACGCCGACGTCGCGGCGCAGGTGGTCGAGACGCTGACCACGTGCCGCGTCCCCGACGACGGCACCGCACCGCACGGCACCGCAGCGGACGGCACCGCACCGGACGGCACCGCGCTCGCCGGACGGCACGACCCGCCGCTGCGCGCCGTCCGACCGGGCGAGATCGCCGTGCTGGTCCGGCGCAACCGCGACGCGCAGGCGGTCCAGCGCGCGCTCGCCGAGGCCGGGGTGCCCGCCGTGATCTCGGGCCTGGCGAGCGTGTTCGGCACGCGCTCGGCCCAGCACTGGCTCACGCTCCTGTCCGCGCTGGCCCGTCCGGACGACTCCGGGCTCGCCGCGGGCGCCGCGCTCACCCCGTTCCTCGGCTGGACGGCCGCCGAGCTCGCGCTCGCGGACGACCGTGCGCGCGACCGCCTGGCGGAGCGCGTGCGCACCTGGGCCGCGACGCTCGCGTCGCACGGGGTCGCGGCGCTGCTCGAGGCGGCCGCGGCCACCGGCATGCGGGCGCGCGTGGTCGCCGCGGTGGACGGCGAGCGCGAGCTCACCGACCTCCGGCACGTGGGCGAGGCGCTGCACGCCGTCGCGGTCCACGAGAGCCTCGGCGCGTCCGCGCTGCTCGAGTGGCTGCGCGCACGGATCGAGGAGGCCGGCAGGGACTACGCCGAGGAGCGCAGCCGCCGCCTGCAGACCGATGCGGCCGCCGTCCAGGTGATCACCGTGCACGCGAGCAAGGGGCTGCAGTTCCCGGTCACGCTCGTCCCGTTCGCGTGGGACACCTGGGTGCCGTCCGAGCCCGCGGTGCTCCGCTTCCACCGCGACGACGAGCGAACGCTGCACGTGGGCGGTCCGGGCAGCCCGGGCTATGCGGCGGGAGCTGTGGCGCATGCGGAGGACGACGCGGGTGAGCAGCTGCGGCTGACGTACGTCGCCCTCACGCGTGCCCGCAGCCAGGTGGTGGTGTGGTGGGCACCGAGCCGCAACTCCGAGCGCAGCCCGCTGTCCCGCCTCCTGCTGGGGGCGCGCACGCCCGACGGCACCCCGGACGCGGTGGTCCCGGTGCCGACCGACGAGGACGCGACGGTCCGCTTCGCCGAGCTCGCCGCACGCACCGGCGGCGACCTGGTGCTCCAGGTCGTCGACGCGCCACGGGCACGCGCCCGCTGGTCACCCCCGGCGACCGCACGGCCCGCGCTCGAGCTCGCGCGGCTCGACCGCACGGTCGACCTGCTGTGGCGGCGCACGTCGTTCACGGGTCTCACCGCGGCGGCCTACGACCACCGCCCGCACGCGCCGTCGTCCGAGCCCGATGACCCGGGTGTGCAGGACGAGCCCGACGGCCCCGTGACGGGGACGTCCGCGCTGCCGGCCGCGGGTCCGGTCACGCCTGCGCAGGACGACGAGGAGCGCGTCGCCCGTGCGTGCGCCTCACCGCTCGCCGACCTGCCCGCCGGCACCGCGTTCGGCACGCTCGTGCACCACGTGCTCGAGCACGTGGACACCACGGCACCGGACCTCGGCGCCGAGGTGGCGCTGCGCTGCGCCGAGGCGGATCCCGGGGGCTCGCTCGGGATCGACCCGGAGGTGCTCGCCGCACGCCTGCTGCCCGCGCTGCGCACGCCACTGGGTCCGCTGATGGGCGGCCGGACGCTCGCGGACGTCCCGCCGGGCGACCGCCTGGCCGAGCTGGACTTCGAGCTGCCCCTGGCCGGCGGCGACGACCGGGCCGCACCCGGCCGGCCCGCGACGCTGCGCGCGGTGGCCGACCTGCTGCGCGCGCACCTGACCGCCGACGACCCGTTCGCGGGGTACGCCGCCCGGCTCGAGGACCCCGAGCTCGCCGGCGGCCCGCTGCGCGGCTACCTCGCGGGGAGCATCGACGCGGTCCTGCGGGTGCCGGCACCCGACGGCGGGCACACGTACGTGGTCGTGGACTACAAGACCAACCGGCTGGGCCCGTGGGACGAGCCGCTCACGGCGTGGCACTACCGGCCCTCGACGTTGGTGGACGCGATGGTCGAGCACCACTACCCG
The Cellulomonas gilvus ATCC 13127 DNA segment above includes these coding regions:
- a CDS encoding UvrD-helicase domain-containing protein; translated protein: MTTVPVFDVRGPLPGVETVVLEASAGTGKTWTIASLAVRYVAELGVRLPELMLVTFGRAATTELRDRVRGRLVEVERGLRSPVARTSSDEVVALLADADPAEVTARRTRLAAALAEFDAATITTTHGFCQQMLAMLGTTSDVDHDATLLPDVADLEAEVADDLYLRTYAATTTPLVTVDTAREVMHAAVSDHAAVLEPGDAEPGTAPHHRFKLAEVARAEMRRRKRAAGVVDYDDLLTLLRDALVDPVTGPAARARVRAAFRVVMVDEFQDTDPVQWQILRSAFHGERTLVLIGDPKQAIYAFRGADVTTYLVAAAEARRATLARNHRADPAVLAGLRPVLEGAALGDPRIVVHPVEAQHRGRRLAGGPPVVLRQVTRTALGTRPGRVPPVGAVRDLLYADVAAQVVETLTTCRVPDDGTAPHGTAADGTAPDGTALAGRHDPPLRAVRPGEIAVLVRRNRDAQAVQRALAEAGVPAVISGLASVFGTRSAQHWLTLLSALARPDDSGLAAGAALTPFLGWTAAELALADDRARDRLAERVRTWAATLASHGVAALLEAAAATGMRARVVAAVDGERELTDLRHVGEALHAVAVHESLGASALLEWLRARIEEAGRDYAEERSRRLQTDAAAVQVITVHASKGLQFPVTLVPFAWDTWVPSEPAVLRFHRDDERTLHVGGPGSPGYAAGAVAHAEDDAGEQLRLTYVALTRARSQVVVWWAPSRNSERSPLSRLLLGARTPDGTPDAVVPVPTDEDATVRFAELAARTGGDLVLQVVDAPRARARWSPPATARPALELARLDRTVDLLWRRTSFTGLTAAAYDHRPHAPSSEPDDPGVQDEPDGPVTGTSALPAAGPVTPAQDDEERVARACASPLADLPAGTAFGTLVHHVLEHVDTTAPDLGAEVALRCAEADPGGSLGIDPEVLAARLLPALRTPLGPLMGGRTLADVPPGDRLAELDFELPLAGGDDRAAPGRPATLRAVADLLRAHLTADDPFAGYAARLEDPELAGGPLRGYLAGSIDAVLRVPAPDGGHTYVVVDYKTNRLGPWDEPLTAWHYRPSTLVDAMVEHHYPLQLLLYSAALHRFLRWRVRDYDPARHLGGALYLFVRGMTGPGTPVLDGPGGPSPAGVLAWRPPAALVTDLSDLLAGVR